A window from Moritella yayanosii encodes these proteins:
- a CDS encoding putative 4-hydroxy-4-methyl-2-oxoglutarate aldolase has protein sequence MLDLLPDLCDHHFDQLSVMEPIFQSYGNATIFSGQAVTVKCFEDNSLVKELAGTPGEGRILVIDGGGSIRRALLGDMIAENAVNNGWAGFVIYGAIRDVATINTLNLGVKAITACPVKTEKRGLGDVGIDLHFAGVSIADGDYIYADLNGVVVAKEPLL, from the coding sequence ATGTTAGACCTATTACCCGATCTGTGTGATCACCATTTCGATCAATTATCCGTGATGGAGCCTATTTTTCAAAGTTATGGTAACGCGACTATTTTTAGTGGCCAAGCGGTCACGGTTAAATGTTTTGAAGATAACTCACTGGTGAAAGAACTTGCCGGCACGCCAGGTGAAGGACGTATTTTGGTTATTGATGGCGGCGGGTCGATACGGCGTGCACTGCTTGGCGATATGATTGCCGAAAATGCGGTGAACAATGGCTGGGCTGGTTTTGTCATTTATGGCGCTATTCGAGATGTTGCAACCATTAATACCCTGAACCTAGGTGTTAAAGCGATAACGGCCTGTCCAGTCAAAACTGAAAAACGTGGTTTAGGTGACGTAGGTATCGACTTGCATTTTGCTGGCGTGAGTATTGCTGACGGTGATTATATCTATGCCGATTTAAATGGGGTTGTCGTAGCGAAAGAACCCTTGCTGTAA
- a CDS encoding chemotaxis protein, whose protein sequence is MSQSQGLLLFKLNLQQKFAIGTLKVQEIVPSPRLYSIPGSHPMVMGAATLRGRTIPIIDMANAVGYRPVSKEEYDSCNIIITDCSRQVVGFLVRHIDKIMHCSWKDISAPDPSLGCNIYTIGVMKLDDQLVQLMDVERLLADIYPNYDVELPQFSELELEQLRTKEILVVDDSMVARNQLAGALDAAGIHYQVSNNGQDALAIMQSAVESGKPIDVLVSDIEMPGLDGYEVAFEVRSTPNVSATYIILHTSLSSAISTERAQQIGADEALTKFDASELLQAILRGVKGRDKLSQI, encoded by the coding sequence ATGAGTCAGTCACAAGGTTTATTATTATTTAAGTTGAATCTCCAGCAAAAATTTGCCATAGGCACGTTGAAAGTACAGGAGATCGTACCCTCCCCCCGCCTTTATTCTATACCGGGTTCTCACCCTATGGTGATGGGTGCAGCGACACTGCGAGGTCGGACTATTCCTATTATTGATATGGCGAATGCTGTTGGTTATCGCCCTGTCAGTAAAGAAGAATATGACTCGTGTAATATTATTATCACCGATTGTAGCCGTCAGGTTGTCGGTTTTTTGGTACGTCATATTGATAAGATCATGCATTGCAGTTGGAAAGATATCTCGGCGCCAGATCCATCACTCGGTTGTAATATATATACCATAGGGGTGATGAAGCTTGATGATCAATTAGTGCAATTGATGGATGTGGAACGCTTGTTAGCGGACATTTATCCAAATTATGATGTGGAGTTACCCCAGTTTAGTGAGCTTGAACTTGAACAACTGCGCACTAAAGAAATTTTGGTGGTGGATGATTCAATGGTCGCGCGTAATCAACTTGCTGGTGCACTCGATGCAGCAGGTATTCATTATCAAGTGTCAAATAATGGTCAAGATGCATTAGCCATAATGCAGTCGGCAGTCGAATCTGGTAAGCCAATCGATGTGTTGGTCAGTGATATCGAAATGCCAGGCTTAGACGGCTATGAAGTTGCATTTGAAGTGCGTAGTACACCGAATGTATCTGCGACTTACATCATTCTGCATACTTCGTTATCGAGTGCTATTAGCACTGAACGTGCACAGCAAATCGGTGCCGATGAAGCGTTAACTAAATTTGATGCCAGTGAGTTATTGCAAGCCATTCTACGTGGCGTAAAAGGGCGAGATAAGCTTAGTCAGATTTAA
- the aceK gene encoding bifunctional isocitrate dehydrogenase kinase/phosphatase translates to MEKILEAQIAGSLLASFDAFYSRFLEVTRGAKLRFENADWHGVQIAAKQRISLYDDHVGKTAQQMQALAAEAEADQVFLQGIKREYEALLQHYPNFEIAESFFNSVYRRVFKHTNIYKDQLFITNANRVRDPTFPNNFYRRYSRGSDFSVILRKIISGYTFTARWENLDRDLANVVDYLNQHAPKQLTDAKHIEVHMLNEVFYRNKGAYLMGKIFADGQMYPLVFPILNNEENEIYLDTVIFEKEETSILFGFARAYFFVYAPEPGAIVQFLKPMLPHKTNFEIYSAIGCQKHAKTELFRHYIAHLDNSDDKFIIAPGIKGMVMSVFTLPSYDVVFKIIKDEFAPPKQIDHATVKAKYQIVKSHDRVGRMADTQQFKNFAFPKDRFSQELLDELLAVAPSIIKLTNSKVVIKHLYIERKMIPLNIYLEQANEEELDNAIDEYGNAIKQLAAANIFPGDMLFKNFGVTRHHRVIFYDYDEISYMHEVNFRYIPPPRYPEDIMLAEPWFAVAPNDVFPEEFETFLLSRPEINKLFKKYHSDLLDADYWKGLQDNINRGNYNDVFPYRRARRFNRNT, encoded by the coding sequence ATGGAAAAAATTTTAGAAGCGCAAATAGCCGGGTCATTATTAGCATCATTTGATGCTTTTTACAGCCGTTTTTTAGAAGTCACCCGTGGTGCAAAGTTACGCTTTGAGAACGCCGATTGGCACGGTGTGCAAATCGCCGCAAAACAACGTATCAGCCTCTATGATGACCACGTCGGTAAAACCGCCCAGCAAATGCAGGCGCTTGCCGCAGAGGCCGAAGCCGACCAAGTATTTCTGCAAGGCATTAAGCGTGAGTACGAGGCACTATTACAACATTACCCCAATTTTGAAATAGCCGAGAGTTTCTTTAATTCGGTTTATCGCCGTGTCTTTAAACATACCAATATATACAAAGATCAACTCTTCATCACCAATGCCAATCGCGTGCGAGATCCCACCTTCCCAAATAATTTTTATCGCCGTTATAGCCGCGGTAGTGATTTCTCGGTGATCTTACGCAAGATCATTAGTGGTTATACCTTTACCGCACGTTGGGAGAACTTGGACCGGGACCTTGCTAATGTAGTGGATTACCTGAACCAGCATGCGCCTAAACAACTTACCGATGCCAAGCATATCGAAGTGCACATGCTCAACGAGGTATTCTATCGTAACAAGGGCGCATACCTGATGGGTAAGATCTTTGCAGATGGACAAATGTATCCACTGGTATTTCCGATTTTGAATAACGAAGAAAACGAGATCTATTTAGATACGGTTATTTTTGAAAAAGAAGAAACCAGTATTCTGTTTGGTTTTGCCCGTGCTTATTTCTTTGTTTATGCCCCTGAGCCTGGTGCTATCGTGCAGTTTCTAAAACCCATGCTCCCGCATAAAACCAACTTTGAGATCTACTCTGCTATCGGTTGTCAAAAACACGCAAAAACCGAACTGTTTCGCCACTATATAGCGCACCTAGATAACTCTGACGATAAATTCATTATTGCCCCAGGTATTAAAGGCATGGTGATGAGCGTATTTACCCTGCCTTCTTATGATGTGGTATTTAAGATCATTAAAGATGAGTTTGCACCACCGAAACAAATCGATCATGCCACAGTAAAAGCTAAGTATCAGATCGTGAAATCCCATGATCGAGTCGGTCGTATGGCAGATACCCAGCAATTTAAGAACTTTGCCTTTCCAAAAGATCGTTTCAGTCAAGAACTCCTAGATGAGTTATTGGCCGTTGCGCCGTCAATTATAAAACTGACTAACAGTAAAGTGGTGATCAAACATCTGTACATTGAGCGTAAAATGATCCCATTAAACATCTATCTCGAACAAGCAAATGAAGAAGAATTGGATAACGCCATTGATGAATACGGCAATGCGATCAAGCAACTTGCTGCCGCAAACATTTTCCCTGGTGATATGTTATTTAAAAACTTTGGCGTGACCCGTCATCATCGGGTGATATTTTACGATTATGATGAGATCTCATATATGCATGAAGTTAACTTCCGCTACATTCCACCGCCACGCTACCCTGAGGACATCATGCTGGCTGAACCTTGGTTTGCTGTCGCACCCAACGATGTTTTTCCGGAGGAGTTTGAGACTTTCTTATTATCTCGACCTGAAATTAACAAGTTGTTTAAAAAATACCATTCAGATCTGCTTGATGCTGATTACTGGAAAGGACTGCAAGACAATATTAATCGCGGTAACTACAATGATGTATTTCCTTATCGCCGAGCTCGACGTTTTAACCGGAACACATAA
- the arcA gene encoding two-component system response regulator ArcA — translation MQTPNILIVEDELVTRNTLKSIFEAEGYSVHEASNGDEMYEIITNNPISLVIMDINLPGKNGLLLARELREKHNLALMFLTGRDNEVDKILGLEIGADDYITKPFNPRELTIRARNLLGRTFTKTPVADEEKAIIEEYEFNGWRLNINSRSLISPLNDSFKLPRSEFRAMLHFVENPGKIQTRAMLLKKMTGRELKPHDRTVDVTIRRIRKHFESIADTPEIIATIHGEGYRFCGELS, via the coding sequence ATGCAAACCCCAAACATTCTTATCGTAGAAGATGAACTCGTTACACGTAATACTCTCAAAAGCATCTTCGAAGCTGAAGGTTATTCAGTACATGAAGCAAGTAACGGCGATGAAATGTATGAGATCATTACCAATAACCCTATCAGCCTGGTAATCATGGATATTAATCTTCCAGGTAAAAATGGCTTACTGTTAGCACGTGAACTACGTGAAAAACATAATCTAGCCCTGATGTTTTTAACTGGTCGCGACAATGAAGTTGACAAGATTTTAGGTCTCGAAATTGGTGCTGACGATTACATTACCAAACCATTTAACCCACGTGAATTAACGATTCGTGCGCGTAACCTACTAGGCCGTACTTTTACGAAAACCCCAGTAGCAGACGAAGAAAAAGCAATCATTGAAGAATATGAATTCAATGGCTGGCGTCTGAATATCAACAGCCGTTCTTTAATTAGTCCGCTGAATGATTCGTTCAAACTACCACGTAGTGAATTCCGTGCAATGCTACACTTTGTAGAGAACCCAGGTAAAATTCAAACGCGTGCAATGTTATTGAAAAAAATGACAGGCCGTGAACTGAAACCACACGATCGTACTGTCGATGTAACTATTCGTCGTATCCGTAAGCATTTTGAAAGCATTGCTGATACGCCAGAGATCATCGCGACAATCCACGGTGAAGGTTACCGTTTTTGTGGTGAATTAAGCTAA